The genomic window CTGAGAAGCGTGGAAAGCGGCAAGTGATGATTAGGCCATCCTCAAAAGTGATCGTCAAGTTCCTTCTTGTCATGCAGAAGCACGGTTAGTTTGAGATATTTCGCATATTTTGTGCTCATTTTTCTCACTTGGAAGGTGCATTTATGAAGATTTTCCCTGGCTGTTTATTGTGTTATAGGTTATATTGGTGAGTTTGAATATGTGGATGATCATAGGGCCGGTAAAATAGTGGTGGAGTTGAACGGGAGATTAAACAAATGTGGCGTCATTAGCCCTCGCTTTGATGTTGGTGTCAAAGAAATTGAGCCATGGACTGCAAGATTGCTCCCATCACGTCAGGTTTGTATTTTTAAGcattaaaaatcatgaactaTGTTATATCTAAAGTTTAATTGCTAATCTTGCACATTATTTCATAGTTTGGATTCATCGTGTTGACGACATCTGCGGGCATCATGGACCATGAAGAAGCAAGGAAGAAGAATGTTGGTGGAAAAGTGCTTGGTTTCTTTTACTAGACTTTTAAGTTTTGTTGAAGTTCATGCTAAGCattgattattttctttaagATCTTCAAGTGATGTGGAACTAAAAGAGTGTTTTTTTGATCGTAGATTTTGTTTTCTCATCAAATGCGTTGTATTCATGTTATTCCAAACAAATACTGTGTGTGCTGTGCTCTTGTGTTTTAAttggtatttaatttttttgctaatCTTTCTTTTACATCCAAAAGCTACCGCTTGGTAACTTAATATTATTCATGCCTTAAAAATATACAGGTTATGATATGTGTAAATACTAAAATCCATAGAGGAAAGAAAGCAGAATGATCATTTAGATAATAACAGATGGTGACATAAAGGAATAGCAACTTTTAAATTGTACTTTTGTACTGCAGTGATCTTTTTAAGTGATGAGGCAAAGCGACTTTTGGTTTTGCTTCCAATTGAGTAACGTTTAAGTGATGCAGCAAAGAATCTTTTTCAACCATTAAATATGTAAAGCAATTGATCGCCAAGCTGACTAATGCCACTCACTAGTCATTTGCTGTGTAATGTAATCCAAGTTTGTGTATGGAGGAGATTTTCTACTgtgaatgattttttatttttcaagttttgCCACCAAAAGTGGCATGaagaattttgaattattttaaaagaaacaaattctgtttttcttttgttaaaaaaatgaaagtaaaacaTAAATGCTTAGGGCAATTTGTCTGTAGGCCGCTAATAATTTTAACTTCTATGGCCCTCTTGTGAGCGagctagaaattttttttaaggagaggccggataaaaaaaaattagtattcaatttttacataaattaatttaattcattgcTCTTTCATGCTATTGAAACCATTTAAAATTGGATGAGAACTAAATTTagtagcaatttttttttcgttgtaaacaatcaagcaatcatttaaaatttagtcttttattttattcaaaagtcTAGTCTGGATCTCTTAGACCTATTataatttgtgaataaaaaataaaaaaattaataatacataaaaaaatcacataatttcAATTaccaatacaaattaaaaaataaaaacttacatgataaaataatttcttgtatttgaacaaataaaaaaaactatccGCAAGCAAAAGATTTGGGATGCCCAATATCATTAGATTTTAGCTCCAAAAATTAACTATCTGAATGACATCTGAACAATCAAtacatgttttatttaaattcttattaagaataattaagtttatctttttttcattatgAGGGAGGCATGTAGAGCTGTCAATTCGGGCCGGCCAGTCAGTGCCCGCCCACGCCAATAAAAATGGGCGGGTCGGGTTGGTCATTTATAGGCCCGCCTCCAGGCGGGCCTAAATGGGCCAACCCGCGCGGGCCGTGGGTTGGGCGGGTCGGGCCGCGCctcctaatttatatataatatatttttatataataaatatatatattgatattgaaatattgttaaggatttaaattaaaaaataaataaataattttaatgaagtttaatatgcatttaattatgtttttaaaaagaaatcccggagataacaaaaacattttaatgactagttgatttttgatgaatattacgatgattgtaatggatgctttttattttgtctttgttaattttcttaaatttttgttgattagTAATAGTGAATGTTATAATTGTAATAGATGTTTTATGttgtggtttgttgttttttttttaaattttgttgattgtaaatttataatagtgtttttttatttagagatttttagtaattattgttgattttgttaggttttgaatattataatgaatgttttcattttgttaattattgcatgtgttaagttttaatttttaatttagttttttttatgaatttataatgaatgttttaatgttttatatattacaacgtttataaaaaaataaaaataaattaattatttttgatttttagtgGGCGACCCGCCCAACCCATAACCCAAAACGGGTCCGGGTCGGGTTGGCAGTTTTCGTGCCCACCCCTGCCCCGCTCAAATGGCGGGTTTTGGTGAGCATGGGCCGGCCCGCCCCTGCCAGCCCATTTTGACTGCTCTGGAGGCATGGCCCCTTTTTCGCCCTCCTAACTCCACCATAGCTTGAGAGCCATAGTTAACAAATAGGTGAAGTTTCCAAAATCTAtccgtttatatatatataacctgcGTCATCTATGGACATGAGATTTCCATAATCTATCTGTATATAGAATCCACGTCATCTATAGATATCCATAGATTTCAATATCTAATGACTCCTTCAGCCCCTCAGGCCGCATTCTCTCTCAATCCTAACCCTACCCGTCACTCTCGATCTCTCTTACTTCTTCATCACCTGTAGACATCTACAgacagctctctctctctctcacttaTTTCATCTAGATgatgtttaataatatatatatatatatatatatatacatatgagtTCTACCCTGCTTATCCGAACAAGTACACGTATCATGCTGGAGGCATATATTCAGTTGGTTCTGTTTGTTGAATATGATATAGTCATAAGtcacaatattaatttatataaccTAAAATACATGCAATAAAAGATCAGttaattcattttcttccaattttcttCTGCTAAAACCATAATAGAAAACCCAATCGAACAtactttaaaaacaaaatgaacttACTGAGTAGATTCAATCCATTTAAACCAACTATTGAACGGTTGAACCCCAAATTTGACATGCTAGAATATatgcacatgtatatatatagacaatcaaacaaaatttaaaaacaaactgATCTAAATGAGTAAATTCCATCCATTCAAACCAAATAATGACCCCAAACTTGATATGCTATAATATCTCTctttctatataaatatatatatgaagaacaAAAGCATTTTCAAGAACATATAGAATAGAGATAGATAACAACATTGATCAGCATCTCTAGAACTAGAACTAAGAGATGCAACCAATTAGTAAATGCCAAAGAGTCTAAAGTTGCCCTACATGGCCTGACTGATCCCTGATGGTCCTTCAAAGCCTCATCTTCAACACTAGCTCTAATTCATCAAGCCATTGCTGGGGAAATCCAAGAGACCAAACCACATTTGGAACTGGAGATGGCTCATGGATAAAGAGGGCTCATTTAGGTTCAGAatgggtgtgtatatatatacatataaaagcaTGAGGGGAAAGAGCAGCTGGTGGGTTATAAGTGGAGAAGGATCTTCCAAGCATATGCTTCCTCATGGGTGTACTTCTTTTCAGCATGTCTTTGTGAGAATCCACCTTagttttgtgctttttttatttcttttattattttaagctTATTAtgtgcttttttattttatttttatgcctTTGAAGTTAAAGATACAATGAGTTAGTGTGAATTTGATAAATGATTGGTTGAACTCCGTAATCTATGCTTAATTCACTGATAGTCTCTAATTATTGTCATTTTCATTGCAATGTACACTCTATCAAGCAGAACCACTCATTGCAATGAATTAAAATCATACATATGGTTTAACTTAAGAAAAATTGCATGGTTATAGAGATAAAAGACTAGTTATAGCAAGCAAGTGAAAGAACTGTGAGGGATGAATATGGGAAAGAAATAATGTCTTTGATTTATTGAGACATATGAGAAAGGAAACAGAAGAAAATTTCACCATGTAAATTTAGTATGAAAATATGACGTCGATTATGTTTtaccttttatatttttcagcCTTGAAGTGTATGCAAATCTTTATCTACTACTTCCTTAGGCTCTCCACCACGTATTGTCCGTAAAGATCCCTAGAAATGTTACAATAATAAGTTGATTTAGAATCATCTTTGAATGGATAGATGCTACCAGAAAAACTTCTAAAAAGAACGCTGGTAGATGTTTTTAGAATCTATTTCTAGATGGTAAAATGGATTGGCACACATTGAGTCTCAGTGTACATTATTTGACACTGATAAACAGTGCATAAACATTACTCCGCGGAAAATGaaaactttagaaatttataaataagaatattgatgtggatcCAAATGTGCAACATTAATACGCTGGTCTCAGAGACTACCTCACATTTTAGTTGTGTGTATTTTGGTATTAaacaaattgatttttttttaacaaattaatgtcAAACACTTCCcatttaaagataattaaagATGTGCAAAAGTGTGGAATTAATATCTCGACGCACATATGCCTTATTTTAGTGTAGCCTTTAAGATTTGATCTTCTTTAAAACAAAAGCTCAACATAAGAGACTCAATGCCAATAGACTAAAAAGCCGTTGAAAAGACTAATTAATAATTCCACATCATTTGACTTAGTAACCATAAATCTCTCATTCAATTAAGTTTTTGAGTTAAATTAAGTTCTTATTaggataatatttattaaaaaaataatattatttatgtttgtagaaataatgaaaaatagcaagaaaataataaaaaatttggccATAAATTTACTTATGTTGGCTTGCATGCagaaaatgaaatgataaaataaataataactattaatgttttaaaaactcATTGGCATCACTGCCTCAGAATAAATTGAATGGTGTTagtcatttgaaaatttttgataaataacttttatagAAGTAGCATTTTCTTAAAAGCATCATCAATAAGTCTTGAACTATATTTTCAGCACTACCGGCAAGACATTGCTTGGATCACTATCTCATAATAAATTGAATGGTTATAAGTCATTTGAAAATACTTAATAAATCACTTTTATAGAAGTAGCATTTTCTAAAAGCATCATGAGTAAACCTTGAACTCTATCTTCAGCACTAGCGGCAAGACATTGCCCAGATCACTATCTCAAAATAAATTGAATGGTTATAAGTCATTTGAAAATACTTCATAAATCAGTTTTATAGAATTAACATTTTCTAAAAGCATCATTAATAAACCTTCAGCACTATCTTCAGCTCTATCTCAAAATAAATTGGATGAGATTATAAGTCATTTGAAAATACTTAATATATCACTTTTATAGAAGCAGCATTTTCTAAAAGCATCAGGCAATGGCCCTAAAACTCTATGTTTGCATGAATCCCACCTATGACTTTTTGGTTATGCTAGTAGCACTACCAGATAGACTTGACTTTAGAGGATAATGGAACTAGATTTTAGTGTCAAAGAATTACTTACATTGAGCGTTGGATGGCATTACGAGCATCCTGAGAAGACAAGAACTCACCCACTTCCACAGTCttgttctcatttttcttaTCTGATGCAATTACCAGTCAAGGAATAACCAGACCAAGATGCTAACAAACCAaattaagaacaaaataaactttaaaaaaaaaaacttgatatcTGACACATAGTAGTGGTTTCACAtaaatttatatagaatttggTTCAAGAATTTAGAATTTGTAAGTATAAATCGAACCTCGCATCTTAAGAGAAGTTATCAGATCATATATCAAATACTTTAAGACTAGCGAACTAAAATGTATGTATGAGAAACTGTCCTGCAGTTCACTGATCTTAAAAGCAACCTTGTATATAACATGAGACCCTGCAAAATACCATATAAAATCCAAAAAGAGAAACCATTAAGGATACAGTCTTCAAAGAAGCTTTTGATTTCAGCCAAGCGATGGGGAGGCAGTTCACTAATGTCATTATAGTGTCGGTATTCAGGGTCATCAGCACACACAGCAATTATCTTATTGTCATTCTCCCCCTgttttcaagaagaaaacatggaatCTGATTAGCTCTTCATGCTACACAGGTAATTTGACAGATGACAACTAGGTGTTTTTAAAATGGTTAATTAAATTTAGCATATTGATCTTAGCAGAAGGTTACCTGATCAATCATAGGCATAATGCCTATGGCTTTAGCCCGCAGAAAACAACCACTTACAACTGGCTCCTGTGTGCATCAGTATCAGCAAAATGGGAAGATGAACAATTTAATTTCAACTTAAAACAAGATACAAAACTAGAAAGAAATGCCCattaaaatgttaataaattGGATTACATCATTATTGGATATGGCAATGCATTTCATCAATTATTTAGTGAATCGTAGAAATCACGTGAATATTGTTACTACAGTTGACGGCTAAAACCTGGATGATCCTTCCTCTCTGCTGGACaaatttctaatgaaaaaaaaaaatctacaaagtGAACATGGATGTTGATGCACAACTACAGCTTAAGAATTATAACGGGTCACTCTCAGCATGTGGGTGTCTGCCCATGCACAAGATTTCATATAGATAGATACGTTTAAGTGAATTCAAATGGTAACCATAACTACAAGAAAATCATACCTGCATGAGAACCAACACATCCATAGGATCATTATCTTCACAAAGGGTGCGAGGGATGAAACCATAATTGTGGGGGTATACCACAGATGAGTAGAGTATGCGATCAAcctgcaaaaagaaaaatagcgCAATACAATGCCCACCACTGTTAGTAAAAtagatattcagaaaagaaaaagggaaatcCAGTAACAAATCAGTACTATTACCATTATCATGCCAGTTTTCTTGTCAAGTTCATATTTCACCTTACTTCCTTTTCCTATTTCCACCACCTGCATTGGTCACCAAATCAATTGAAACACTTTCTTACCACATCCATTACATTCACGCAAGAAGTCA from Dioscorea cayenensis subsp. rotundata cultivar TDr96_F1 chromosome 9, TDr96_F1_v2_PseudoChromosome.rev07_lg8_w22 25.fasta, whole genome shotgun sequence includes these protein-coding regions:
- the LOC120268250 gene encoding 40S ribosomal protein S15a-like; its protein translation is MVRVSVLNDALKSMYNAEKRGKRQVMIRPSSKVIVKFLLVMQKHGYIGEFEYVDDHRAGKIVVELNGRLNKCGVISPRFDVGVKEIEPWTARLLPSRQFGFIVLTTSAGIMDHEEARKKNVGGKVLGFFY
- the LOC120269168 gene encoding soluble inorganic pyrophosphatase 4-like, producing MAPGLEVQSMFGAKGSLPLNERIISTISRSSLAAHPWHDLEIGAGAPAIFNCVVEIGKGSKVKYELDKKTGMIMVDRILYSSVVYPHNYGFIPRTLCEDNDPMDVLVLMQEPVVSGCFLRAKAIGIMPMIDQGENDNKIIAVCADDPEYRHYNDISELPPHRLAEIKSFFEDYKKNENKTVEVGEFLSSQDARNAIQRSMDLYGQYVVESLRK